CTGCACGGGCGACCCTTCCAGGCGCCGGCCACGCCACTGTCGACCCGGGCGCTGGGCGTGGTGCAGTTGTCGTTGCAGTGCCTCAACAACTCGATCGGATTCCGCGATCTGGAGTTGAATCGCTTGCGGTTCTACCTGCACGGTCAATCGCAGCACGTGCTCGCCTTGTACGAGTTGTTGATGAACAACGTGCTCGAGGTGGCCGTGGCGGGTAGCGCCACCGAGCGCCGTCCCATCGTGCTCGATCGGCAGTGCCTTCAGCCCGTCGGCTTTGCCCGCGACGAAGGCATGTTGCCCTATCCCGCGCGTTCGTTCCTGGGGTATCGCCTGCTGACGGAATATTTCGCCTTTCCGGAGAAGTTTCTCTTCTTCGATCTGACCGGGCTCGATGCCCGCGTCCGCGGAGCGCTGGCCGACCGGATGGAGATCTTCGTCTATCTCAATCGCACGTCGGCCGATCTCGAGCATCATTTGTCGGAAGACACCTTCCGCCTGGGTTGCACGCCGATCGTGAACCTGTTCAAGCAGCGTGCGGAGCCGATCCAGCTCTCGCACACCGAGTTCGAGTATCACGTCGTGCCCGATGCCCGGCGGCCGCTGGCGCACGAGATCTATACGATCGATCGTGTCTCGGCCACGTCGCACGACGGCGAGCAGATTGCCTTTCAGCCCTTCTATTCGTTCAAGCACGCTAGCGCCGCGCGTGGCGAGCGTACGTTCTGGTTTGCGACGCGCCGCCCGGCGAATCGAGCGGAAGGGCAGGTCGATCCCGGCACGGAAATGTTTCTCACGCTGGTCGACCTGGGATTCGATCCCGCGGTGCCGGGGGATTGGACGCTCGACGTCGAGACCACCTGCACGAACCGCGATCTGCCGAGCCGCTTGCCCTTCGGTGGCGATCAGCCGCGGCTGTCGATCGGCGGCGGGGCGCCCCTCTCGCGAATCGCCTGCCTGACGCCTCCCACGCGGGCGCTGCGTCCGAGCCTTAAGCATGGCGCCATGTGGCGCTTGATTTCCCACTTGTCGCTCAATCACCTGTCGCTCGAAGGCGAGGGGGCGGGCGTCGACGCGCTCCGCGAGATACTGAAGCTGTACAATTTTCACGATTCGGCCGAGACGCAGGCCCGCATCGACGGCATCCTGTCGCTCAGCAGCCGTCGCGTGGTGGGGCGCGCGGGGGGCGCCGTGGCGGGTGGTTTCTGCCGTGGGGTGGAGGTGACGCTGCGCTTCGACGAGGCGGCCTATAGCGACCACGGGTTGTATCTGTTTGCCAGCGTGCTCGAGGTCTTTCTGGGGCTCTACTGCTCGATCAATTCATTCACTCGGCTGGTCGCCACGACCAAGCAACGCGAAGGGGTATTGCGACGATGGCCCGCACGAGCAGGCGAAAAGGTCCTGCTGTAGTCGATCGCCTGCAGAAGGAAGCCTATCGCTTCGACTTCTTTCAGGCTGTGCGCCTGCTCGAGCGCTGGTATCAGCGGCGCGCGCCGCAGGAGCCGGGCGCGCGGCGGCATGCCGTGGGGTACGATCGTCCGCCGCTGCGCGAGATCGTGCGCTTTCGCGCGATGGCGTCGCTCAGCTTTCCGGCCGGTTCGATCCGCGGCGTCGAGCGGACGGAAACGGGGGGGCCCCCCGACGAACAGCTCGATCCGCCGTTGTCGATGACCGTGGCCTGTTTCGGGCTTACCGGCCCCAGTGGCGTGTTGCCCACGCATTACTCGCGCCTGTTGCTGGGACGCATTCGCGAGCGCGACTACGCGCTGCGCGACTTTCTCGATCTGTTCAATCACCGCGCGATCTCGCATTTCTATCGCGCCTGGGAGAAATATCGCTTTCCGGTGGCGTACGAGCGCCACCGCCTGGCGGCGAACAGCGATCGGGAAGATCTCTTCACGCAGGCCCTCTACTCGATCCTCGGCCTGGGCACTGGTCATCTGCGCGGGCGCCTGTCGATCGACGACGAGGCCGTGTTGTATTACGGCGGTCACTTTGCGCACGACGGACGCTGCGCGCAATCGCTCGAGCGCCTGTTGTGCGATTACTTCGAGTTGCCGGTCGAGGTGCGCCAGTTCCAGGGACAGTGGCTTTACTTGGGCCCGCAAGATCGTTCGGAGCTTCCCTCGTATGAGCATCCGCGGGGGCTCAATTGCCGCCTGGGGGTCGACCTCGTCATCGGCGAGCGCGTCTGGGACGTGCAGGGCAAGTTTCGCTTGCGAATCGGCCCCCTCTCGTATAAACAGTTTCAGCGGTTTACTCCGACGGGCGACCAGTTGCGCGCGGTGACGGAGATGACGCGGTTGTATGTGGGGCCGGAGTTCGCGTTCGACGTGCAGCCGGTCTTGCAGGCGGCCGAAGTGCCGTGGTGCCAGCTCACGACCGATCCGGCGCAAGCGCCACGTCTCGGTTGGAATACCTGGATTCATTCACGCGAGTTCGATCACGACGCGGACGATGCGGTCTTCACCTTGCCCGGCGCTTGAGCCCGGCGACGACCTTTCCACATCCGGCGCAACGGCCGGCCACCTGCCCGAGGAAAACTGATGGTTGCAGTCAATCTGAAATCGCTCGTCGGCCGGCTCAACGATACCTGCCGTCGCTCGCTCGAAGCCGCGGCCGGGTTGTGCCTCTCGCGCACGAACTACAACGTCGAGATCGAGCACTGGCTGCTCAAGCTGATCGAAATGCCCGGCACGGACCTCGCCGCGCTGTTGCGTTACTTCGAGATTGACGCCTCGCGCCTGACGAGCGATCTGACGAAGGCCATCGACCGTTTGAAGACGGGCAATTCGCGCCCGCCGGCCCTTGCGCCCCACGTGGTCGATCTGGCGCGCGATGCGTGGCTCATCGCGTCGGTCGATTGCAGTGCCCCGCGCATCCGCTCGGGGCATCTCTTGTGTGCCTTGCTCAGCGACGACTCGTTGTCGCTGCTGGCGGCCGAGGCGTCGGCCGAGTTCAAGAAGATCTCGCCCGAGACGTTGCGCCGCGATCTGCGCGACGTCACCAGCTCGACCTCCGAGGCGGAGGGAGAGGCCGCCTACGAGCCGGCGGCCGCGGCGCCGGGCGAACCGGGGCGGCCGGTCGGTCCGGGAGGACCGTCGAAGACTCCCGCGCTCGATCAATTCACGATCGACCTGACGGCCCGGGCGCGGGCCGGCAAGATCGATCCCGTGCTGGGACGCGATAGCGAAGTCCGGCAACTGGTCGATATTCTCACGCGACGGCGGCAGAACAA
This genomic stretch from Pirellulales bacterium harbors:
- the tssF gene encoding type VI secretion system baseplate subunit TssF, yielding MSDELLPYYQKELAFIRRLGAEFAEANPKIAGRLRMTAEGSEDPHVSRLIEAFAYLNARTRHKLEDDFPEITDAMLGVLYPHYQVPVPSMAIVQCVLDRAQGELTTGYRIPRHTTVESEAIDGEPCRFQTAYPVELWPIELASAGLHGRPFQAPATPLSTRALGVVQLSLQCLNNSIGFRDLELNRLRFYLHGQSQHVLALYELLMNNVLEVAVAGSATERRPIVLDRQCLQPVGFARDEGMLPYPARSFLGYRLLTEYFAFPEKFLFFDLTGLDARVRGALADRMEIFVYLNRTSADLEHHLSEDTFRLGCTPIVNLFKQRAEPIQLSHTEFEYHVVPDARRPLAHEIYTIDRVSATSHDGEQIAFQPFYSFKHASAARGERTFWFATRRPANRAEGQVDPGTEMFLTLVDLGFDPAVPGDWTLDVETTCTNRDLPSRLPFGGDQPRLSIGGGAPLSRIACLTPPTRALRPSLKHGAMWRLISHLSLNHLSLEGEGAGVDALREILKLYNFHDSAETQARIDGILSLSSRRVVGRAGGAVAGGFCRGVEVTLRFDEAAYSDHGLYLFASVLEVFLGLYCSINSFTRLVATTKQREGVLRRWPARAGEKVLL
- the tssG gene encoding type VI secretion system baseplate subunit TssG, which encodes MARTSRRKGPAVVDRLQKEAYRFDFFQAVRLLERWYQRRAPQEPGARRHAVGYDRPPLREIVRFRAMASLSFPAGSIRGVERTETGGPPDEQLDPPLSMTVACFGLTGPSGVLPTHYSRLLLGRIRERDYALRDFLDLFNHRAISHFYRAWEKYRFPVAYERHRLAANSDREDLFTQALYSILGLGTGHLRGRLSIDDEAVLYYGGHFAHDGRCAQSLERLLCDYFELPVEVRQFQGQWLYLGPQDRSELPSYEHPRGLNCRLGVDLVIGERVWDVQGKFRLRIGPLSYKQFQRFTPTGDQLRAVTEMTRLYVGPEFAFDVQPVLQAAEVPWCQLTTDPAQAPRLGWNTWIHSREFDHDADDAVFTLPGA